The proteins below are encoded in one region of Leptotrichia sp. oral taxon 218:
- the dnaN gene encoding DNA polymerase III subunit beta: MELTVDRKELLKAINGLKRIAATGRNDFLEIKSKDGKVYISKTDKDRIWASYRLNNASVVDEGSALVETSVMKDILSGFNEDIITISSNGGESSLFIRMGNSSAIINCIQEKSIETEVIDGENFKIDKSDFIDLLKKVIISADTDQENLATCGVKLIAKDNILEVVATDTYRLSYAKKAFDTKTNGAIDILIPAQVAAGIIKMKTKQGFIVEIAHNENQFCIQFGNLKVKFCPHNLQYPDYNSIISNSNYDEKILLNTKEFKDALKRVLNVCKSNKESKNGATFDFHNNKLTILGQNEALTVNEGIKTVQSGEDLRIALNVKFLLDYLNVVKDGITELHLLNKRSSVKVKGNNEEDSIYFTMPLALRD, encoded by the coding sequence ATGGAATTAACTGTAGACAGAAAAGAACTGTTAAAAGCAATAAATGGTCTGAAACGGATTGCTGCAACAGGAAGAAACGACTTTCTGGAAATAAAGTCAAAAGATGGAAAAGTTTATATTAGCAAAACTGATAAGGACAGAATTTGGGCAAGCTATAGATTGAATAACGCTAGTGTGGTTGATGAAGGAAGCGCATTAGTAGAAACATCGGTGATGAAGGATATATTAAGCGGATTTAACGAAGACATTATCACAATCAGCAGTAACGGCGGTGAAAGTTCACTTTTTATAAGAATGGGAAACTCATCCGCAATAATTAACTGTATTCAAGAAAAAAGTATTGAAACCGAAGTTATAGATGGAGAAAACTTTAAAATAGATAAATCCGATTTCATAGATCTGTTAAAAAAAGTGATTATTTCTGCCGACACAGACCAGGAGAATTTAGCAACATGTGGGGTTAAACTGATTGCAAAGGATAATATTTTAGAAGTGGTTGCGACAGATACCTACAGATTATCGTATGCAAAAAAAGCATTTGATACAAAAACAAATGGAGCAATTGATATTCTTATTCCGGCTCAAGTTGCTGCTGGAATAATTAAGATGAAAACAAAACAAGGATTTATCGTTGAAATAGCGCACAATGAAAATCAGTTTTGCATACAGTTTGGCAACTTAAAAGTTAAGTTTTGTCCTCACAATTTACAATATCCGGATTATAATTCCATAATATCTAACTCTAATTATGATGAAAAGATATTACTGAACACAAAAGAATTTAAAGATGCTCTAAAAAGAGTGTTAAATGTTTGTAAAAGTAATAAAGAGAGTAAAAATGGAGCAACATTTGACTTTCATAACAACAAGCTTACAATACTCGGACAAAACGAAGCATTAACGGTCAATGAAGGAATAAAAACTGTTCAATCTGGGGAAGATTTGCGAATTGCTTTAAATGTTAAGTTTTTACTTGATTATTTAAATGTTGTGAAAGATGGGATAACTGAACTACACCTGCTAAACAAAAGAAGCTCAGTAAAAGTTAAAGGGAATAATGAAGAAGACAGTATTTACTTCACTATGCCTTTAGCGTTAAGAGATTAG